Proteins from a single region of Festucalex cinctus isolate MCC-2025b chromosome 19, RoL_Fcin_1.0, whole genome shotgun sequence:
- the LOC144007885 gene encoding uncharacterized protein LOC144007885 isoform X1: MAAKEKAKAKAKAKAKAKEAPVRRRSRSSVRDQEKSLRAAVERQLSAAAERVVRLLEERPNRGGGGGGGGHQLRRVVMDAVAAAVERIFSEYQAAAEEADGEPAPPPPPDRPPVESSHRCRVCGKSFAGNGFLMRHVHKHAKEAEPVCGLCGQRWASGEVLRRHLQTHRRSSRTCDACGKTFSSAQARETHRRTHAAGAKKPFALCHKSLARTDAMATHVRMHRDPDTQTTAGGDQHAPTTPTGPKRRLLHRSKAPTRLGDAGPDRLQERVLTGDGVEVAVTLEEDAGVPERQFRHESASPPVRDFAEESSICEFCGKTFRGEAALKQHLKRRHTGGGRPRRHACERCGKTFPAGQYLRVHMRVHTGERPFACRLCGKRFQQAGNLDTHAKIHTGEKAFVCSLCGKRFRQKVTLETHERFHRRDAAFACAQCRKRFVQKSDLKRHMLTHSGEKPHACRLCHKRYQEKRSLDAHAKVHAGAGADAGVLQL, encoded by the exons ATGGCGGCGAAGGAGAAGGCGAAGGCGAAGGCGAAGGCGAAGGCGAAGGCGAAGGAAGCTCCCGTCCGCCGGCGGTCGCGGTCAAGCGTCCGGGACCAAGAGAAGAGTTTGAGGGCGGCCGTCGAGCGTCAACTTTCGGCGGCGGCCGAGCGCGTCGTGCGGCTGCTTGAGGAGCGGCCGaaccgcggcggcggcggcggcggcggcggacatCAGCTCAGGCGGGTGGTCATGGACGCTGTCGCCGCCGCCGTCGAGCGAATCTTCAGCGAGTATCAGGCGGCAGCAGAAG AGGCAGATGGCGAGcccgcgccgccgccgccgcccgaccGCCCGCCCGTCGAGTCGTCGCACCGCTGCCGAGTGTGCGGCAAGTCGTTTGCCGGCAACGGCTTCCTGATGCGGCACGTGCACAAACACGCCAAGGAGGCGGAGCCCGTCTGCGGCCTCTGCGGCCAGCGCTGGGCTTCCGGCGAGGTCCTGCGGCGCCACCTGCAGACGCACCGTCGCAGCAGCAGGACCTGCGACGCCTGCGGCAAGACCTTCTCGTCCGCGCAAGCGCGGGAGACGCACCGGCGGACGCACGCGGCGGGCGCCAAGAAGCCCTTTGCGCTGTGCCACAAATCGTTGGCACGCACGGACGCCATGGCCACGCACGTCAGGATGCACCGCGACCCTGACACGCAG ACCACCGCTGGCGGCGACCAGCACGCGCCCACGACCCCGACGGGACCGAAGCGACGCCTTCTCCACCGCAGCAAAGCACCAACGCGCCTCGGAGATGCCGGTCCGGACCGCCTTCAAGAGCGCGTCCTCACTGGAGACGGCGTGGAAGTGGCGGTCACCCTGGAAGAGGACGCCGGCGTTCCCGAGCGCCAATTCCGCCACGAGAGCGCGTCGCCGCCGGTCCGGGACTTTGCCGAGGAGTCGTCGATCTGCGAGTTCTGCGGCAAGACCTTCCGGGGCGAGGCGGCGCTGAAGCAGCACCTGAAGCGCCGGCACACGGGCGGCGGGCGGCCGCGCCGGCACGCCTGCGAGCGCTGCGGCAAGACCTTCCCCGCCGGCCAGTACCTGCGCGTGCACATGCGGGTGCACACGGGCGAGCGGCCCTTCGCCTGCCGCCTGTGCGGCAAGCGCTTCCAGCAGGCGGGCAACCTGGACACGCACGCCAAGATCCACACGGGCGAGAAGGCCTTCGTGTGCAGCCTGTGCGGCAAGCGCTTCCGCCAGAAGGTCACGCTGGAGACGCACGAGCGCTTCCACCGCCGGGACGCCGCCTTCGCCTGCGCGCAGTGCCGCAAGCGCTTCGTGCAGAAGTCGGACCTCAAGCGACACATGCTGACGCACTCGGGCGAGAAGCCGCACGCGTGCCGCCTGTGCCACAAGCGCTACCAGGAGAAGCGATCGCTGGACGCGCACGCCAAGGTGCACGCCGGCGCCGGCGCCGACGCCGGCGTGCTGCAGCTGTGA
- the LOC144007885 gene encoding uncharacterized protein LOC144007885 isoform X2 — translation MAATCHVAHHALLPEADGEPAPPPPPDRPPVESSHRCRVCGKSFAGNGFLMRHVHKHAKEAEPVCGLCGQRWASGEVLRRHLQTHRRSSRTCDACGKTFSSAQARETHRRTHAAGAKKPFALCHKSLARTDAMATHVRMHRDPDTQTTAGGDQHAPTTPTGPKRRLLHRSKAPTRLGDAGPDRLQERVLTGDGVEVAVTLEEDAGVPERQFRHESASPPVRDFAEESSICEFCGKTFRGEAALKQHLKRRHTGGGRPRRHACERCGKTFPAGQYLRVHMRVHTGERPFACRLCGKRFQQAGNLDTHAKIHTGEKAFVCSLCGKRFRQKVTLETHERFHRRDAAFACAQCRKRFVQKSDLKRHMLTHSGEKPHACRLCHKRYQEKRSLDAHAKVHAGAGADAGVLQL, via the exons ATGGCGGCCACTTGTCACGTTGCTCATCACGCTTTGCTTCCAGAGGCAGATGGCGAGcccgcgccgccgccgccgcccgaccGCCCGCCCGTCGAGTCGTCGCACCGCTGCCGAGTGTGCGGCAAGTCGTTTGCCGGCAACGGCTTCCTGATGCGGCACGTGCACAAACACGCCAAGGAGGCGGAGCCCGTCTGCGGCCTCTGCGGCCAGCGCTGGGCTTCCGGCGAGGTCCTGCGGCGCCACCTGCAGACGCACCGTCGCAGCAGCAGGACCTGCGACGCCTGCGGCAAGACCTTCTCGTCCGCGCAAGCGCGGGAGACGCACCGGCGGACGCACGCGGCGGGCGCCAAGAAGCCCTTTGCGCTGTGCCACAAATCGTTGGCACGCACGGACGCCATGGCCACGCACGTCAGGATGCACCGCGACCCTGACACGCAG ACCACCGCTGGCGGCGACCAGCACGCGCCCACGACCCCGACGGGACCGAAGCGACGCCTTCTCCACCGCAGCAAAGCACCAACGCGCCTCGGAGATGCCGGTCCGGACCGCCTTCAAGAGCGCGTCCTCACTGGAGACGGCGTGGAAGTGGCGGTCACCCTGGAAGAGGACGCCGGCGTTCCCGAGCGCCAATTCCGCCACGAGAGCGCGTCGCCGCCGGTCCGGGACTTTGCCGAGGAGTCGTCGATCTGCGAGTTCTGCGGCAAGACCTTCCGGGGCGAGGCGGCGCTGAAGCAGCACCTGAAGCGCCGGCACACGGGCGGCGGGCGGCCGCGCCGGCACGCCTGCGAGCGCTGCGGCAAGACCTTCCCCGCCGGCCAGTACCTGCGCGTGCACATGCGGGTGCACACGGGCGAGCGGCCCTTCGCCTGCCGCCTGTGCGGCAAGCGCTTCCAGCAGGCGGGCAACCTGGACACGCACGCCAAGATCCACACGGGCGAGAAGGCCTTCGTGTGCAGCCTGTGCGGCAAGCGCTTCCGCCAGAAGGTCACGCTGGAGACGCACGAGCGCTTCCACCGCCGGGACGCCGCCTTCGCCTGCGCGCAGTGCCGCAAGCGCTTCGTGCAGAAGTCGGACCTCAAGCGACACATGCTGACGCACTCGGGCGAGAAGCCGCACGCGTGCCGCCTGTGCCACAAGCGCTACCAGGAGAAGCGATCGCTGGACGCGCACGCCAAGGTGCACGCCGGCGCCGGCGCCGACGCCGGCGTGCTGCAGCTGTGA
- the cibar1 gene encoding CBY1-interacting BAR domain-containing protein 1 gives MSRTPDSRAREQQAKRIQENISNVEKHFDEMCQMFAAYGRKCARLRDKADVLVREVADYADTETPGLKKGVKRFAEHLASIQDYRQAQVERLEAKVIEPLKGYGAVVRRKREDVKAAQSAWSRESKQKQLLERTRQRNPSDRQVISQAESEHQRASVEATRTARQLEETIDNFEKQKIRDIKRILCDFASVEMCFHAKALELFTLAYQSVGAVDEDNHLELFRSSLHPPDYSERLDAVRDNSLDGTASSTFLTSTPAFQQRASERQAEDKDEEEEEEEEEEEEEEEEEEDEEEDEEGSDEETR, from the exons ATGAGTCGAACTCCCGATTCACGAGCGAG GGAGCAGCAGGCCAAGCGGATCCAGGAGAACATCAGCAACGTGGAGAAGCACTTTGACGAGATGTGCCAAATGTTCGCCGCCTACGGCCGCAAGTGCGCCAGGCTGCGCGACAAGGCCGACGTCCTGGTGCGAGAGGTGGCCGACTACGCCGACACCGAGACGCCCGGCCTCAAGAAAGGCGTCAAGCGCTTCGCCGAGCACCTGGCCAGCATTCAGGACTACCGACAAGCACAG GTGGAGCGACTGGAGGCCAAAGTGATCGAGCCGCTGAAAGGCTACGGCGCGGTGGTGCGCCGCAAACGG GAGGACGTGAAGGCGGCCCAGAGCGCCTGGTCGCGCGAGTCCAAGCAGAAGCAGCTACTGGAGCGCACGCGGCAACGGAACCCGTCCGACCGACAAGTCATC TCTCAG GCGGAGAGCGAGCACCAGCGAGCGAGCGTGGAAGCGACTCGCACGGCGCGGCAGCTGGAGGAGACCATCGACAACTTTGAGAAGCAGAAGATTCGGGACATCAAG AGGATCCTGTGCGACTTTGCCAGCGTGGAGATGTGCTTCCACGCCAAAGCCTTGGAACTCTTCACGCTGGCCTACCAGAGTGTCGGCGCCGTGGACGAGGACAACCACCTGGAG TTGTTCCGGAGCTCGCTGCACCCGCCCGACTACTCGGAGCGCTTGGACGCCGTGCGCGACAACTCTCTGGACGGGACCGCCTCCTCCACCTTCCTCACGTCCACGCCCGCCTTCCAG CAGAGAGCCTCGGAACGGCAGGCTGAAGAcaaagacgaggaggaggaggaggaagaggaggaggaggaagaggaggaggaggaggaggaggacgaggaggaggacgaggagggatCTGATGAGGAAACGCGATGA